A single window of Desulfobotulus pelophilus DNA harbors:
- a CDS encoding sulfite exporter TauE/SafE family protein — protein MEIFFPVSGLSLNPLIPVLIGFVLSFFCSMGGISGAFLLLPVQMSFLGFTTPSVSATNQLYNIVAIPSGVWRFYKEGRLITPLVRAVVIGTLPGVFIGAFVRITYMPDASMFKLFVGCVLLYIGIRMVRDLLGKKKSSVAPGQGTGRVEVLPSGYLEIRFLFQGQEYYVGAWGIMALSGVVGIIGGIYGIGGGAIIAPFFVSVFGLPVYTVAGAALMGTFITSVAGVIFYQGLALLYPEQAISPDWLLGILFGIGGFIGMYCGARTQKFVPERWIKWGLCLVIAWTAGHYILGYFFG, from the coding sequence ATGGAAATTTTTTTCCCCGTATCCGGCCTCAGCCTGAACCCTTTGATCCCGGTTCTGATAGGTTTTGTCCTCTCATTTTTTTGCTCCATGGGGGGCATATCCGGAGCCTTTCTTCTTCTTCCCGTTCAGATGAGTTTTCTTGGTTTTACAACGCCCTCTGTCAGCGCCACCAATCAACTTTATAATATTGTCGCCATACCCAGTGGAGTATGGCGTTTTTATAAGGAAGGCCGTCTCATAACCCCTCTGGTCCGTGCCGTGGTTATCGGCACCCTCCCTGGTGTTTTCATAGGAGCCTTTGTACGCATTACCTATATGCCTGATGCATCTATGTTTAAACTGTTTGTGGGGTGTGTTCTCCTGTATATTGGCATCCGCATGGTCCGGGATCTTCTGGGAAAGAAAAAAAGCAGCGTAGCCCCCGGCCAGGGCACCGGCCGTGTGGAGGTGTTGCCTTCTGGTTATCTGGAAATACGCTTTCTCTTTCAGGGTCAGGAATATTATGTTGGCGCCTGGGGTATTATGGCTTTAAGCGGTGTTGTGGGCATTATAGGAGGAATTTACGGAATTGGCGGAGGGGCGATTATAGCACCATTCTTTGTATCGGTTTTCGGACTTCCCGTATATACCGTTGCAGGTGCCGCTCTCATGGGGACCTTCATCACCAGCGTTGCCGGCGTTATTTTTTATCAGGGGCTGGCTCTCCTGTATCCCGAGCAGGCCATATCCCCGGACTGGCTTCTGGGGATTCTCTTTGGTATCGGCGGTTTTATCGGTATGTACTGTGGAGCAAGAACACAGAAATTTGTTCCTGAGCGTTGGATAAAGTGGGGACTCTGTCTTGTGATTGCCTGGACCGCAGGTCACTATATTCTGGGTTATTTCTTCGGGT